The Theobroma cacao cultivar B97-61/B2 chromosome 1, Criollo_cocoa_genome_V2, whole genome shotgun sequence genome contains the following window.
GCTGGGAAGACTGTCTGGTTTTAAGGGTTCCTTGTGCTGGAAGGGAACCGGGGGATACAGCCTTAATGCCTCGCACAATGCTCCATGTAGATAAACCAAATTCTTTACCTCTTCAGCATTGAATAGTCGCCACTTTTTGGTTTCCTCTGCCGGTATTATTGATTCAAGCTCTGCTATGATCTTGTTTTCCACTTTCGGATGCCTCGAAACAAGCCAAAAGAACCAAGTGAGACCAGAGCTGGTTGTGTCCCTCCCTGCAAGCATCATGTTTAAAATGGTGTCTCTCAAGAACTTGTCGTCGCATTTCAAATCTGTTGTCTTCTCTTCAGTTATGTATGATGTTAAGAGATCCACGCCCTCTTCATCAATTTCTGATACGAACCCTTCCTTCAGTTTGTTcagttcttctcttttctggCATATATATTTAGGTATTATATCATCAAGAACTTCCCAAGCCTTTCTGTATTTCCTCTCTTGCCCCATGTTCAGCCACCTTTGCAACTTAACAAAGCTTTGTGGCCTGATCTGCCGATAAAATATCGCTTCCTCTGCATCATCCAAGGCCTTGGAGAAAAGAACTTCAGGGAATTCGACGGAGAGGCATTCGGGGTCGTAGCCAGTAACCAAGATGCATGTAGAATCAAATGCAAACCTTTGGAAAACGTCTTCTAAGTTCAACACCAAGCCTCGTTTGGCGACATGCTCAAGGACAGGAATTAGCCCCTTTTCCACCTTAGCTCGGCTGGTCCGTAACAAAAATAGGTAGAACAGCTGATGTCTCATGAATCCTTGAGCAGCTTTCCGCTGTTTTTTCCACAAATCCATGTCAGCATTGAAAATCCCATCTCCCAAGATGTCAAAAATCTCCT
Protein-coding sequences here:
- the LOC18611687 gene encoding alkane hydroxylase MAH1; this encodes MAFICIFEVLLAIICFLFLFCLRNNVHGTPKNFPLVGMMPGLLLNTHRIHDWCTEILERCQCSTYLFQGPWFAKMNMLVTCDPANIHYIMSSNFCNFPKGSKFKEIFDILGDGIFNADMDLWKKQRKAAQGFMRHQLFYLFLLRTSRAKVEKGLIPVLEHVAKRGLVLNLEDVFQRFAFDSTCILVTGYDPECLSVEFPEVLFSKALDDAEEAIFYRQIRPQSFVKLQRWLNMGQERKYRKAWEVLDDIIPKYICQKREELNKLKEGFVSEIDEEGVDLLTSYITEEKTTDLKCDDKFLRDTILNMMLAGRDTTSSGLTWFFWLVSRHPKVENKIIAELESIIPAEETKKWRLFNAEEVKNLVYLHGALCEALRLYPPVPFQHKEPLKPDSLPSGHPVYPKTKILFSLYALGRMKSVWGEDCFEFKPERWITDRGGNKHEPSYKFLSFNAGPRTCLGKEVAFVQMKCVASAIIYNYRIQVLEETPVVPAVSIILHTKNGLMARVSRRWD